Proteins co-encoded in one Actinomadura luteofluorescens genomic window:
- a CDS encoding ABC transporter ATP-binding protein has translation MTADTAVRLSEVSKAFGTGGSALLALDRVSLDVAPGEFTCLVGASGCGKSTLLNLVADLDRPSAGTITKDGARVALMFQEPALFPWLTATGNLELALKARGVPRGERRSRAARLLDSVHLGGFAGRRPHQLSGGMRQRVALARALALTEDDAGDGQGTVLLMDEPFGALDAMTRDLLHDEIERIWRERALTVLFVTHNVREAVRLGDRVVLLSSRPGRVVQEFPVPMERPRRIDSPEVASLAGTITDRLREEVVRHGA, from the coding sequence ATGACCGCGGACACGGCGGTCCGGCTCAGCGAGGTCTCCAAGGCGTTCGGGACGGGCGGATCGGCGCTCCTCGCGCTCGACAGGGTCTCCCTGGACGTGGCGCCGGGCGAGTTCACGTGCCTGGTCGGCGCGTCCGGCTGCGGCAAGAGCACGCTGCTCAACCTGGTCGCCGACCTCGACCGCCCGAGCGCCGGGACGATCACCAAGGACGGCGCGCGGGTCGCGCTGATGTTCCAGGAGCCCGCGCTGTTCCCGTGGCTGACCGCGACCGGCAACCTCGAACTCGCCCTGAAGGCGCGGGGCGTCCCCCGGGGCGAGCGGCGGAGCCGGGCGGCCCGGCTGCTCGACTCGGTGCACCTCGGCGGGTTCGCGGGCCGGCGCCCGCACCAGCTGTCGGGCGGCATGCGGCAGCGGGTCGCGCTCGCCCGCGCCCTGGCCCTCACCGAGGACGACGCGGGCGACGGGCAGGGGACCGTCCTGCTGATGGACGAGCCGTTCGGCGCGCTCGACGCGATGACCCGCGACCTGCTGCACGACGAGATCGAGCGGATCTGGCGGGAGCGCGCCCTGACGGTGCTGTTCGTCACCCACAACGTCAGGGAGGCGGTGCGGCTCGGCGACCGGGTGGTGCTGCTCAGCAGCCGCCCGGGCCGGGTCGTGCAGGAGTTCCCCGTCCCGATGGAGCGGCCGCGGCGGATCGACTCGCCCGAGGTCGCCTCCCTGGCCGGGACCATCACCGACCGGCTGCGCGAGGAGGTCGT
- a CDS encoding ABC transporter substrate-binding protein, with amino-acid sequence MHRGLRGRIAAVALTASVAAGTLGACGGDDGGSGGDAAPLRLGYFPNITHATALVGVEKGIFAKHLGTAPKTATFNAGPAAVEALFSGAIDATFVGPNPSINAWSKSHGKAVHIISGAASGGVSLVVKPGIKGVQDLRGKKIATPQLGNTQDVALRYWLKKNGLAANKDGSGDVKVVPQENAQTLQTFAQGDIDGAWVPEPYASRLILENKGERLLDEKSLWPGGKFVITNLLVSQEYEKKHPEQVKKLLQGVVEATDYITQNKADAEKVTNDALAKLSGKPLKQDVLAAAFKEIDFTTDPVASSLVAGAAHAEEIGLLDKTDLAGIYNLAPLNDVLKAGGKAQVSDR; translated from the coding sequence ATGCATCGTGGACTCCGCGGGCGCATCGCCGCCGTGGCACTGACCGCATCGGTCGCAGCGGGCACGCTCGGCGCCTGCGGCGGCGACGATGGGGGCTCCGGCGGGGACGCGGCCCCGCTGCGGCTCGGCTACTTCCCGAACATCACCCACGCGACCGCCCTCGTCGGCGTCGAGAAGGGCATCTTCGCCAAGCACCTCGGCACCGCGCCGAAGACCGCGACGTTCAACGCCGGCCCGGCCGCCGTCGAGGCGCTGTTCTCCGGGGCGATCGACGCGACGTTCGTCGGGCCCAACCCGTCCATCAACGCCTGGTCCAAGTCGCACGGCAAGGCGGTCCACATCATCTCCGGCGCGGCCTCGGGCGGCGTCTCGCTGGTCGTCAAGCCCGGGATCAAGGGCGTCCAGGACCTGCGCGGCAAGAAGATCGCGACCCCGCAGCTCGGCAACACGCAGGACGTGGCGCTGCGGTACTGGCTGAAGAAGAACGGTCTCGCCGCGAACAAGGACGGCAGCGGGGACGTCAAGGTCGTCCCGCAGGAGAACGCCCAGACGCTGCAGACGTTCGCGCAGGGCGACATCGACGGCGCCTGGGTGCCCGAGCCGTACGCCTCGCGGCTGATCCTGGAGAACAAGGGCGAGCGGCTGCTGGACGAGAAGTCGCTTTGGCCCGGCGGCAAGTTCGTCATCACCAACCTGCTCGTCAGCCAGGAGTACGAGAAGAAGCACCCCGAGCAGGTCAAGAAGCTCCTCCAGGGCGTCGTGGAGGCGACCGACTACATCACTCAGAACAAGGCGGACGCCGAGAAGGTCACCAACGACGCCCTCGCCAAGCTCAGCGGCAAGCCGCTCAAGCAGGACGTGCTCGCCGCGGCCTTCAAGGAGATCGACTTCACCACCGACCCGGTCGCGTCCTCGCTGGTCGCCGGCGCGGCGCACGCCGAGGAGATCGGCCTGCTGGACAAGACCGACCTGGCCGGGATCTACAACCTGGCCCCGCTCAACGACGTGCTCAAGGCGGGCGGGAAGGCACAGGTCAGCGACCGATGA